Genomic segment of Candidatus Desulfatibia profunda:
TGGATCAGGTTCCTTTTTTTGGAATATTTTTTGCCTTTAAGCCGTGCCAGATCATCAACGGCATAAATGTAATCTTCAAAATCTTTTTGTTCATTAACCTCAAAAAAGTCTTCGACCAGAGCTGTTCCGTATTGCTTGATATAATCCTCGGGAACAAACCAGTATTTTTCAAACCCGAGATCTACGGCAAGATTGCGCAGCTCTTCCGGCGGATATTCCTTTGTCGGTGATACAGGCAGTATCAAATGCCGGTTTTCTTTGCGGGTGGCAAATTCACCGCTTATTATCAGAGACTCCCCGTCAATAGCGGCATAAGGATGGAATTTGTCGTTTTGCCAGGCAATAATGGCAGGGAGTGAATAGACCGAAAGTCTGAATCGCTGTCGGAGAAAGAATTTCTTTAATTTTGGAAAATCTGATGGGACGATCTGTTTGAATTTCATGTTGTGATTTTCAGCATCGGCACGGAATCGGGCATCTTTTTAAATCCGAATTGCCTGTAAAAGTTATGGGAACCTCGCTCTGCAATCAGGCCGATCCACTCTATACCGTCTTCGGCAAGACGTGACACCAGCGCCTTGACGATGCCACTGCCGATTTTCTGCCCCCGATATCCTTTTTTTGCAGTAATATCCTGGAGGTAGGCGTCACTGGCCCCGTCGCTGATGGCCCGCCCCATGCCGACGATTTCGTCTGCAATCGTTGCAATGACAAAGCAGTGGCTGCCCGCAACGATCCTGATCACATGGTCAGGATCATAGGGTTCTATTGTCCACCACCCTTCCATTCGGTAGAGACCAATTATCTGTTCGATCTGATCGGGGGTCGGGTCTACCAAGTAAGTAAATTCTGGCATCGCGGTTCTGTTTATTACCTGCAGGATTTCAGGTACTAACCCGGATTTTTCACGCCCCTGAGGTGTTCATTTGCAAGGCATTTAAGGACGTAGCCGTAATGTTCTACTGCAAGTCCTTAATCCGCCTTCGCCGCGCTTCGGCGGGACACGTAACGCAGCTCGAAGATCCCGTTGAAAACGGGGAAATGGGCACCTCAGGGAGCGCCTGGATGGTGAAATCTTTTTAGCTTTTAAGTATTTCCGCCTGGGGTACAGTTTGTCACCTTCGATTTTTTACCATTTTGCATCCAAACCATATGGAATCATTTATTTATTAGTTATCGATGAAAAGATTTCATGAAATATTCGGGTTAAGCTTGTTCGGCAAACAAGGAGGAGACTTTGTTGCGGCCGGCCAGTTTTGAAAGATACATTGCTTTGTCAGCCCGTTGGATAAATGTTGTCAGCTCTTCTTTGTTGCAATATTCGGTAACACCGACACTTATGGTGACATGTTGGGGTTTATCCGGTTCCGGGAAAAAAATTGCAGCTTTTACTGCGTTTCTAATCCTGTGGGCAACCGTTTTGGCCTCTTCACCGCCGGTTTCAGGCAGGATAATCGTAAATTCCTCTCCGCCGTATCTATAGGCGGAGTCCATTGTGCGCAGACATGATCGAATGATTTGGCCAAGCCTGATCAGCACCTTGTCGCCTTCAAGGTGCCCAAAGCTATCATTGTAAACTTTGAAGTGATCAATGTCTAAAAGCAGAAGCCCGAGTGAATGGCCGTAACGGTTGGACCTGCCGACTTCAATTTCCAGTTGGTTATAAAAATGCCTTAAATTGTAGAGCGTTGTGAGGCCGTCGGTGATGGCGAGTTTTTCCAGCTTCCCTAATATCTGGACGCGCTCTTTGGTGAGTTGACGTTCTCTCAACACCCTTTTTAATCTCAGCAGCACTTCTTCGAAACGTACCGGTTTAAAGACAAAATCGCTTGCGCCTTTACTGATGGCCTCTTCATAGGAATAATTGCCGCTGTAGCCAGTCATGACGATGACATCAATATTATATTTTTTTTTAACCGCGTCGGTAAGCATCAGGCCGTCTTTGCCGGGCAGAATGATATCTGTGATAATGACTTCTACAGAATTTGTTTTTAATAGTTGGAGCGTTTCTTCCGCACTTGAAGCCGTGAAGGTGTTGAATCCGGATCTCTCCATAAACTGCTGCATCGAGTCTCTGATAGCGGCATCGTCATCAACGATTAATATATGATCTGCCATTGCTTTGTTGTCCGGCCAATTCCCTTGGGTAAAAACACACATGATGGCTCTGAAGCGCCGGGCTTGACACGCTCACAGGCGATCTGATACTAAATCAATTTTTTTATTTAATTAAATAATATAGCTGGAAAGGCTGATTGTGTCAACCGACTTTTAAACCTGTGCGGCCGGCTGTGACGGCGGGTACACAGCCACGATGATGCGTATCGGTGCGCAAAATAACCCGGGTTGGGGTTTGCGTATTTTTCCTCACAGCAACTTGCCCCTTGACAAGATCTAGAGTAAATATGAGTGTATTACCCTGATTGAGCGATAATGCTCAATTGGGAGTTGCTTGTTATCCGTCATTCGTTATTTTAGGCATCGTTAAATCGTCGATTGGTTGGGTGGATATTATAACACCGAATATTACCAAACAGAGCGACAATGGAACACATACGTAACTTCAGCATTATTGCGCATATTGATCACGGCAAATCGACGCTCGCTGATCGTCTTATTCAGGCGACCCATGTTGTCCTGGATCGAGATTTTAAGGATCAGATTCTCGATACCATGGATATTGAGCGGGAACGCGGCATTACCATTAAAAGCCAGACGATCTGCCTGCCGTATACCGCCAAGAATAATCAAACCTACATGTTGAACCTCATCGACACCCCGGGACATGTGGACTTTACCTACGAAGTTTCCCGGGCCCTGGCTTCATGTGAAGGTGCGCTGCTTCTGATAGATGCCAGCCAGGGCGTGGAGGCCCAGACCATCGCAAACCTCTATCTTGCGCTGGAACAAAATCTTGAGATCATTCCAGTGATCAACAAGATAGACCTGCCGTCGGCGGATATTGAACGGATAAAACAGCAGATAGAAGAGGATTTGGGACTCGATCCGGAGGCGGCGATATTAACATCGGCGAAAGAAGGTATAGGGATTGAAGAGGTCTTTGAGGGGATTGTAAACCATCTGCCGCCGCCGGCCGGCGACCCCGAAGCACCACTGAAAGCGTTGATTTTTGACTCCCACTATGATTCCTATCGCGGCGCCATTGTTCACATACGCATCTTTCAAGGGAAAGTAAAACCCAAAGATGTTATTACCTTTATGTCCAATGACGCCGTTCACAAGGTCGAGGAAGTCGGTATATTTCAAATTAATCAGATTCCGCAAAAACAGATTGCAGCAGGCCAGGTCGGCTATTTGATTGCCGGTGTAAAGACGGTCAGCGACATTCGCTGCGGGGATACCATCACGTTAAGAGACCGGCCGTGCGATAAGCCCATGCCCGGTTTTAAAGAGGCCAAACCGGTGGTTTTTTCTTCGATCTATCCGGTGGCCACGGATGAATATGAAGAACTGGTGGCCGGCCTTGAAAAACTCAAGCTCAACGACGCTTCCCTGATCTATGAAAAAGATTCTTCAGTGGCTTTGGGTTTTGGTTTCCGCTGCGGCTTTCTAGGGCTCCTTCATCTTGAAGTCGTGCAGGAAAGGCTTGAGCGGGAGTACAACCTGTCTTTGATCATGACGGCGCCCTCTGTGCGCTATCGGTGTATTATGAGTAACGGTTCATTGTTAAACGTCGACAATCCGGCTTTATATCCGGATCCGACAAAGATTGAGCGCACACTGGAACCGTTTATCCGAGCTTCGATCATAACTCCCAGTCGCTACATGGGGCCGATCATGAAACTCTGCCTGGATCGTCGGGGCACGAGTGTCAACTATCAATATCTTACCAGCGATCGCCTGGAAATGATTTTTAAACTTCCCCTGGCCGAAGTTATTTACGATTTTTACGATAAGCTTAAATCAATTACCAAAGGATATGGTTCATTTGACTATGAACTGGTAGATTATAAAGAGACAGACCTCGTAAAGCTGGATATTCTGGTAAATGGAGAACGGGTGGATGCCTTCTCACAACTGGTCCATAGAGACAGGGCGGTCGAGCGGGCAAGACGCGTATGTGAAAGACTTAGAGATGAAATTCCCAGACAGATGTTTAAAATTGCCATTCAGGGAGCTATCGGCGGCAACATTATTGCCCGTAAGACCATCTCGGCCTTTAGAAAGGATGTCACTGCAAAATGTTATGGCGGTGATATCACGCGGAAACGCAAGCTTTTGGAAAAGCAGAGAAAAGGAAAAAAGCGCATGAAAATGGTCGGCCAGGTCATGATTCCCCAGTCGGCATTTTTGTCGGTGCTGCAAACAGACACCGATTAGAAGTTAAAAGTGAGCTAAAGTTTGCCCGTGTGCCTGTTCGCCGGTTCGCCCGTTTGGGTCGGTTGAAGTCATTGCGGGTTCAACGGGCTAACGGGCCAACCGGCTCAAGGCGTTGATGTAAGGGATTTTGCCGTTGGTTTACAAAATCTTTTTAGGAACTTGTTTGGTTCCGGTTTATTCGAATTAGGAGGATTTATGGGTCGGACCATCGCTGAAAAGATTTTTGACGCTCACCATCTGGACAGCCCCTCGGAAGGTATTCATGTCCTGCGCCTGGATGCTGTCTTTTGCCATGAAATTACTACACCAGTCGCGATCAACGACCTGGTCGGCCGGAACAAGGACCGGGTGTTTGATCCGGCCAAAATCAAAGCCGTGATCGACCATGTTTCGCCGGCAAAGGATTCAAAGACCGCCCTGCAGGGTAAAATCCTCAGAGACTGGGCCCGGCGCCACAACATTCGGGATTTTTTTGATATCGGCCGCAACGGCATCTGCCATGCCCTGTTTCCGGAAAAAGGTTTCGTACGTCCGGGCTATACGGTCATCATGGGAGACTCTCATACCTGTACCCATGGTGCCTTCGGTGCCTTTGCCGCCGGTGTCGGGACGACCGACCTTGAGGTGGGAATTCTCAAAGGTATTTGTGCGTTTCGCTATCCCGCAACCATCAAGATCAACATCTTCGGCCGCTTGGCTGAAGGCGTTTATGCCAAGGATGTGATCCTTTCTATCATCGGTCGTTTGGGCGTCAACGGCGCCACCAACAAAGTCATAGAGTTTAGCGGACCGGTTGTGGATGCCATGAGCATGGAGTCCCGCATGACGCTCTGCAATATGGCGGTTGAAGCCGGGGGAACCTCCGGGATTTGCCGGCCGGACATGACAACCGTTGAATATCTCTGGGAATTTATTAAGGACGACTATTCCACGCAACAGGATGCGCTTCAAGCCTTTCAGACCTTTTCTTCCGACCCGGATGCCCGCTACGACCAGGTGATCGATCATGATATCAGCAGCCTGGAACCCCTGGCGAGTTTCGGGTACAAACCCGACCAGGTCAAACCCGTTAGAGAGATGGAGGGTCTTAAGGTTGATCAGATATATATCGGTTCATGTACCAACGGCAGGATCGAAGATCTCAGGGTTGCCGCCCGGGTGCTTGCAGGCAAAAAAATTAGCGATCAGGTCCGGGGTGTTGTTTCGCCGGCTACAACAGAGGTCTTTCGCCGGGCCATGGCAGAAGGTATTTTGAAAACGTTTATGGATGCAGGCTTCTGCGTCACCAATGCGACCTGCGGTGCCTGTCTGGGCATGAGCAACGGTGTGCTGGCTGAAGGTGAAGTCTGCGCGGCAACTACCAACCGGAATTTCAACGGCCGGATGGGCAAAGGCGGGATGGTGCACCTCATGAGTCCGGCCACCGCCGCCGCCACCGCCATTGCCGGTTATATTACGAATTCCGAATTGTACAAGAAATCCGGTTAGTTAATGGAACACAGATGACACGGATTTTACAGATATTAAAAGCAAACATGTTAGGTGAGGAATAATCGTGAAAAATTTCAATGGAAACGTACTTTTTCTGGATCGATCGGATATCAATACCGATGAAATCATTCCGGCCAAATACCTTTCAGAAGTATCCAAGGAGGCGCTCAAGCCCCATCTGTTGGAAGATATCAGACTCGATGGGTTTACGCCCGCAGGGGATCTTGAAGGGAAAAGCGTTGTCATTACCAGGGCCAATTTCGGATGCGGGTCTTCCCGAGAGCATGCCCCCTGGGTTCTGGAGGTCAACGGCATCAACCTGGTCATTGCTGAAAGCTTTGCCAGAATTTTCAGGCAAAATATGTTCAATTGCGGCATGATGGCCGTGGAGCTGCCTGGACCCGTTATCGATCGTTTGTTTAAAGACTTTGCCGGCCGGGATACCCACGTAGAAACGGACCTTGAAAAAAACGTTTTTACATTTTCAGCCGATGGCCGCAAAGAGGATATTTCTTTTGCAATCTCCGACTTTGACCGTGCCCTGGTGGCGGCGGGCGGATGGGTGGATTATGCCGATGCAAACTACTAATGGTTTCAGATTTCCAGTTTCGTTACAACTTCGTTGATAATCGAGCCGATCTTTTCGATGCGGCATTCGACCACGTTGCCGGGTTTCAGAACCACCGGCGGATTCCTGAAGATTCCTACTCCGGCCGGCGTTCCGGTAGCAATGATGTCACCCGGAATCAGGGTGATATCTTCGCTGATGTTTTCGATAATGGTGGGGATATCAAAAATCATATCCTTTCATAAGG
This window contains:
- a CDS encoding 3-isopropylmalate dehydratase small subunit, yielding MKNFNGNVLFLDRSDINTDEIIPAKYLSEVSKEALKPHLLEDIRLDGFTPAGDLEGKSVVITRANFGCGSSREHAPWVLEVNGINLVIAESFARIFRQNMFNCGMMAVELPGPVIDRLFKDFAGRDTHVETDLEKNVFTFSADGRKEDISFAISDFDRALVAAGGWVDYADANY
- a CDS encoding diguanylate cyclase, with protein sequence MADHILIVDDDAAIRDSMQQFMERSGFNTFTASSAEETLQLLKTNSVEVIITDIILPGKDGLMLTDAVKKKYNIDVIVMTGYSGNYSYEEAISKGASDFVFKPVRFEEVLLRLKRVLRERQLTKERVQILGKLEKLAITDGLTTLYNLRHFYNQLEIEVGRSNRYGHSLGLLLLDIDHFKVYNDSFGHLEGDKVLIRLGQIIRSCLRTMDSAYRYGGEEFTIILPETGGEEAKTVAHRIRNAVKAAIFFPEPDKPQHVTISVGVTEYCNKEELTTFIQRADKAMYLSKLAGRNKVSSLFAEQA
- the lepA gene encoding elongation factor 4 codes for the protein MEHIRNFSIIAHIDHGKSTLADRLIQATHVVLDRDFKDQILDTMDIERERGITIKSQTICLPYTAKNNQTYMLNLIDTPGHVDFTYEVSRALASCEGALLLIDASQGVEAQTIANLYLALEQNLEIIPVINKIDLPSADIERIKQQIEEDLGLDPEAAILTSAKEGIGIEEVFEGIVNHLPPPAGDPEAPLKALIFDSHYDSYRGAIVHIRIFQGKVKPKDVITFMSNDAVHKVEEVGIFQINQIPQKQIAAGQVGYLIAGVKTVSDIRCGDTITLRDRPCDKPMPGFKEAKPVVFSSIYPVATDEYEELVAGLEKLKLNDASLIYEKDSSVALGFGFRCGFLGLLHLEVVQERLEREYNLSLIMTAPSVRYRCIMSNGSLLNVDNPALYPDPTKIERTLEPFIRASIITPSRYMGPIMKLCLDRRGTSVNYQYLTSDRLEMIFKLPLAEVIYDFYDKLKSITKGYGSFDYELVDYKETDLVKLDILVNGERVDAFSQLVHRDRAVERARRVCERLRDEIPRQMFKIAIQGAIGGNIIARKTISAFRKDVTAKCYGGDITRKRKLLEKQRKGKKRMKMVGQVMIPQSAFLSVLQTDTD
- a CDS encoding 3-isopropylmalate dehydratase large subunit: MGRTIAEKIFDAHHLDSPSEGIHVLRLDAVFCHEITTPVAINDLVGRNKDRVFDPAKIKAVIDHVSPAKDSKTALQGKILRDWARRHNIRDFFDIGRNGICHALFPEKGFVRPGYTVIMGDSHTCTHGAFGAFAAGVGTTDLEVGILKGICAFRYPATIKINIFGRLAEGVYAKDVILSIIGRLGVNGATNKVIEFSGPVVDAMSMESRMTLCNMAVEAGGTSGICRPDMTTVEYLWEFIKDDYSTQQDALQAFQTFSSDPDARYDQVIDHDISSLEPLASFGYKPDQVKPVREMEGLKVDQIYIGSCTNGRIEDLRVAARVLAGKKISDQVRGVVSPATTEVFRRAMAEGILKTFMDAGFCVTNATCGACLGMSNGVLAEGEVCAATTNRNFNGRMGKGGMVHLMSPATAAATAIAGYITNSELYKKSG
- a CDS encoding fumarylacetoacetate hydrolase family protein; the protein is MIFDIPTIIENISEDITLIPGDIIATGTPAGVGIFRNPPVVLKPGNVVECRIEKIGSIINEVVTKLEI
- a CDS encoding GNAT family N-acetyltransferase — its product is MPEFTYLVDPTPDQIEQIIGLYRMEGWWTIEPYDPDHVIRIVAGSHCFVIATIADEIVGMGRAISDGASDAYLQDITAKKGYRGQKIGSGIVKALVSRLAEDGIEWIGLIAERGSHNFYRQFGFKKMPDSVPMLKITT